ACGGCATTTATGGAGATGCAcataattgtcagaaaataaatgatagaagCCGCATATCTCGCTTGTGTGTGAGTAAGAATCCCGAGTCTCTTGCAATTCTCAACTCGTATCCTGAAAAGATTCTGGATAAAGAAATTGGTTCCTGAGAGATCGGAAGATAGAAACTGCAGAGTTTACCTCGGCAAAGAAGTCACGTTCTGCGCACCTCGCACAGTTGACCAAAATTTGCAATGAACTTGAGAGACAGATAGTGTCTACAGAAAACGCTGAAAAGGTAAAACACTTGTACAAAAATCTATGTGACAGATATGAACAGTttaaaaatgctcattttcactgTCTGGAATTATGTAATGATCCCTCTATCATAGAATTGTTGGAGACGAATTATTCTAGTCAGCACAAAAATCTAACGGAATTCAACGAGCATTATTCCGAGTGGCAAAAACAGTCACTACAGTCTGGTCAAAATGATAATATATCTGCCATTAGCAGAACGAGTTCAGCACGGTCATCTCTTGCGCAGTTACAAAATGCAAAAGCTAAAAGACTGATTGCAGAACATAAACTAAGAacactaaaagtaaaacaaaaaatagaacaagagcaAAGATAATTAGAAAATAAGCGGCAATTACTTGAACAAGAGAGCGAATTAGAAGAAGCAGGGATCGGGGAAACTGTCTGGCAGGAAGATATCGAATGTCCTGATAATAATGGTTGTCGGAACTTTCCTGAAGTAGCACGTGACGTATCCGTTAGCGGGCAGGATTCAGCAGAAACGGTAATTTCTCGTGACAAAAGCAATGGTAAGTTGGAAGATTTGACATCCACAAATGTAGATACGGCTTTCCACAGGTTGGCATCCACTTTGCAGGAAGGATTTAATCTGACTAAACCGGAACTGTTGACATTTAACGGAAGAGTGACAGATTATTGTAAATTCATAAAGAACTTCGAAACAAATGTTGAGGAAAAAATCAGTGACAGTAGGTTAAGATTAAGTTATCTTATACAGTATTGTGTAGGCGAGGCTAAAAGTTGTATTGAGGACTGTGTTTTACTTGATCCAGATGATGGTTACAGGCGTGCAAGGAAAATTTTGCAAACTCGCTATGGTAAGCCTCGTGTGATTGCTAGAAGTTATATTGATAGTTTAGTATACGGCCCTCAGGTAAAAGCCTCAGATGTTGATAAACTTTCTCAGTTAGCTTTAGagatgcaaaaatgtgaaataacatTGTCCCAGTTAGGCTTTATTTCTGATGTAAATAACTCAGAAAATCTCAGGCGCATTGTTAAACGCTTACCTATGCATTTACGTACAAAATGGGTATAAGTTGCGCACGCTATTATTGAGTCTGGCAGAGAACCCTGCTTTACTGATTTAACAAAGTTTGTAGATGAAAAATCCCGTGTCGCATGTTCAGTGTATGGCCTTGATCTCGTAAAAAACGAGTCCCAGTCAAAGGTTGACAAACTGACCAATTGTAAATCAGATACTCTTGTTAAAGGCAGAGTGACTACGTTGACCACTCGTACAGGTAATGAAAAACCAAGGTTCGAACGTAAATGTTATTGTTGTTCAGAGACATGTTCAGATTTGTCATCATGCAAAGTATTTGAGCCTATGAATTTAGGTGAGAGAAGAAAACTTGTTAGCAAGTTGAAATTGTGTTTTAACTGTCTTAAGggcaaacatttttcaaatacttGTAGAAAACCAAAACAATGTGTTGTACCTCTTTGTAGCTCTAAGCATCATACATTGTTACACACTTGGGTAAAGCCAGAGTCTGACCAGACAGTTACACAGCCGTCTGTAAATTGTGCTGCTACGAATgggtcatttttaaaaacatgtctAGGGATTAAACCTGCTACTGTAATAGCTAGGAACGGTAACTCTTGCCAGACGGATGAGTTGTTTGACGACGGCGCGGATAAGACTCTGTGTGACGAACGGTTATTGCAAAAGCTAAACTATCCTGGGAAACCTGTTACCTTTCAAATATCCACCATAAGTTCCGTTGCCAGTAGTACCGTAGGACAGGAAGTTGACCTGCACGTGAAACCTGTTTTCGGTGGCGATGAAGTAAAACTTAACAATGTATGGTCGGTGAAAAGGCTACCAATTACTACTAGGTCTGCTGCTACTGCGGAAGATACTCGCAAAATACCCTACCTATCTGACTTGAAGATTCCACGTGtcgacgtcactgacgtcatgttATTAATAGGCACGGATTCACCAGACGCATACGTTCCCCTTGAAGTTCGCGCCGGAGAAAGTAATCAGCCGTACGCAGTTAGGACGCGGCTTGGTTGGACAGTTCGTGGTCCTGTTCCAGGAAATACTGAAAATAACGGAGCGGGAACAGTGAGCATTCATTTTGGTCAATCTAGTGACGTCACACTGCAACAACAGCTTGAGCGCATGTGGACGTCGGATTTTAATGACGTGCTTCACAGTGAGAAAGATTCTTTGTCCCTGGAAGATAAGAAGGCTCTATCTATTATGGAATCAACTCTGACATACAAAAATGGCCACTACAAGATGGGACTACCCTGGCGAAGTAAAGATGCATACTTTCCAAATAACCTGGCACTTGCACATGCGCGTCTTCAACAACTAAAAAAGAAGTTTTCCCGTGACGCAGAACTTTACGAAAAATACTCGCCGACAGTAATTGATTATATAGAAAAGGGTTACGCTAAAGAAGTAACATCTACAGAAGATAAAAATCGAACTTGGTATTTACCTCATCATCCTGTTACAAACGATAACAAACCTGGGAAGGTCCGAGTAGTATTTGACTGCGCTGCGAAGTTCAAGTGTATTTCATTGAATAGCCAACTACTTCAAGGTCCTGATTTAATGAACAATCTAGTTGGAGTACTAACCCGTTTCAGACAAGAGAAAATTGCTCTGATTGCTGATATCGAGGCAATGTTTCATCAAGTGCGCGTGTGTGAAAATGACTGCGACGCTCTTCGCTTCCTATGGTGGCCTGAAGGGGACATAACTAAACCTCCGAAGATATATTTTATGCAAGTCCACTTGTTCGGTGCTACATCCTCCCCAAGCTGTACAGCGTATGCACTTAAACGAATAGCCGCTGATAACGCTAATAGTTATGAACCGGAAGTTATATCAACAGTTAA
This is a stretch of genomic DNA from Mercenaria mercenaria strain notata chromosome 4, MADL_Memer_1, whole genome shotgun sequence. It encodes these proteins:
- the LOC128556609 gene encoding uncharacterized protein LOC128556609; its protein translation is MNLGERRKLVSKLKLCFNCLKGKHFSNTCRKPKQCVVPLCSSKHHTLLHTWVKPESDQTVTQPSVNCAATNGSFLKTCLGIKPATVIARNGNSCQTDELFDDGADKTLCDERLLQKLNYPGKPVTFQISTISSVASSTVGQEVDLHVKPVFGGDEVKLNNVWSVKRLPITTRSAATAEDTRKIPYLSDLKIPRVDVTDVMLLIGTDSPDAYVPLEVRAGESNQPYAVRTRLGWTVRGPVPGNTENNGAGTVSIHFGQSSDVTLQQQLERMWTSDFNDVLHSEKDSLSLEDKKALSIMESTLTYKNGHYKMGLPWRSKDAYFPNNLALAHARLQQLKKKFSRDAELYEKYSPTVIDYIEKGYAKEVTSTEDKNRTWYLPHHPVTNDNKPGKVRVVFDCAAKFKCISLNSQLLQGPDLMNNLVGVLTRFRQEKIALIADIEAMFHQVRVCENDCDALRFLWWPEGDITKPPKIYFMQVHLFGATSSPSCTAYALKRIAADNANSYEPEVISTVNRNFYLDDCLKSVSSEKKAVKLARYLQSLMSLGGFRLTKWLSNSMKVIDSIPEAERAPSVVKLEPGTSLPSDRALGVMWNVNDDTLSFKVKLTDKPLTRRGILSVVSSISDPLGLASPVTLQAKAIIQKLCKEKLGWDDEIPQSHCNE